Proteins found in one Oncorhynchus gorbuscha isolate QuinsamMale2020 ecotype Even-year linkage group LG15, OgorEven_v1.0, whole genome shotgun sequence genomic segment:
- the LOC123998079 gene encoding zinc finger protein 721-like isoform X2, with the protein MAMDSAAVYMCFPCYQEFDTLEEVLAHQLTCTTENVGSGAPTPVSIPFLQTQQIYTEPIAPSPAPQTKDSFSSVLLSSGAPGLAMASPNKPSGDTPKILYQCGDCDALFHSLILWQQHRKHGQCLQTKAGPTQPGPEETGSGSELAPEGGGKHGQAEVEVDLGPDEPYKPNSPDDQEGGGGRGRGRGRGRTQERSQQTQQQQDVVKSELPADKEEDGMSVEDTSATLDHTYLPNTTNRGQEGGEEELETESVGESTESKASEIQAQAAHTSTATQSAPDSQSIQDCAPSQDPPDRAPSQHPPDCAPSQHPPDCAPSQDPPDPALSQDPPNPALSQDPPNPALSQDPPDTAPSQDLSADNPGEEQTSYYYRMKAAKKLKPPSSLLCVDCGSSFGMVSELVTHRKAQHGLKEALHHCTVCGESFLNTTLFLYHRKQHKEKGKEEVTQTQAHGGQMQDADYQYYKILTLQQEVVEEMVEESKEETVGVVDSQNNGTEKQNRDGTPSISTVSTSALVKVVQGQSFLCAQCGASFTKGPELSSHRRDKHGLNEPLHHCSQCGQSFMNTTQYLYHRRQHRGEPGTGAGAATALQGSPRAPKRMLSPPAASSSAASGSPAKIPAIRIRSINDLKENKDQGKEVNPVILKEEQEENIVVGEQLDTNLPPPAKLMQDWSRTPLPHVCPHCGQTFTRRGFLRAHVFSHTGEKLFTCKVCQKSFASSPNLLRHSLTHMGTKPFPCSVCGKRFSQPGVLKRHGLTHSQPKSRRRRSRWKKRTPEGEDGESQLFACPNCTACFQTDPQLQEHRLLHTSHPFPCSVCGEAFKRRKELDLHSLIHEDKEPVLCPHCSSQFLNQSVLDIHLQRCTSSEEDKTVGRGRGQGRGRSMGQVECDMCGHCCMTQEGLDLHRLSHTGQTPLRCPLSPCRRRFASSSALGEHIVAHCQGTLGKGRGSKRFHCQICGKDFAYTSTFNVHMRIHTDERPFECSTCGKRFRQLPHLKDHERIHSGLRPFCCWVCGKAFSVAGRLTEHARIHSGETPYTCHHCPSAFRSRSNLDKHIRLHDDGTGGTTANDVEAEGARVLLSTGTGLGGEGESAVQTILLVQSDGTTEGVVVPAVPVSEHSSGAMFSGQAGSSQVVFLGGQAISVPSLSAIMEGHEIPSVTVVDRQDVPHTIEFILEETIS; encoded by the exons ATGGCGATGGATAGTGCCGCTGTGTACATGTGCTTCCCCTGCTACCAAGAGTTTGACaccctggaggaggtgctggccCACCAGCTGACCTGCACCACAGAGAACGTGGGGAGTGGGGCCCCCACCCCCGTCTCCATCCCCTTCCTACAGACTCAG CAGATATATACCGAGCCCATTGCTCCATCGCCTGCCCCTCAGACCAAGGACAGTTTCTCGTCTGTGCTGCTCAGCTCTGGTGCACCAGGTCTGGCCATGGCTAGCCCAAATAAGCCCTCAGGAGACACGCCCAAGATCCTGTACCAGTGTGGCGACTGTGACGCCCTGTTCCACTCCCTGATCCTCTGGCAGCAGCACCGCAAACATGGCCAGTGTCTTCAGACCAAGGCAGGACCCACCCAACCAGGACCAGAAGAGACCGGATCTGGATCAGAACTGGCcccagagggaggggggaagcaCGGTCAGGCTGAAGTGGAAGTGGACCTGGGTCCAGATGAACCGTACAAACCAAACTCACCGGATGACCAagaaggaggagggggcagaggaaggggtagagggagaggaaggactCAGGAGAGGTCACAACAAACCCAGCAACAGCAGGATGTAGTGAAGTCTGAGCTGCCAGCAGACAAAGAGGAGGATGGGATGAGTGTAGAGGACACATCAGCCACCCTGGATCACACGTATCTGCCAAACACCACCAACAGAgggcaggaaggaggagaggaagagctaGAAACAGAGAGCGTAGGGGAATCCACTGAATCTAAAGCCTCTGAGATCCAGGCTCAGGCAGCTCATACATCTACAGCAACCCAGTCTGCACCAGACAGCCAGTCCATCCAAGACTGTGCTCCCTCCCAGGACCCCCCAGACCGCGCTCCCTCCCAGCACCCCCCAGACTGCGCTCCCTCCCAGCACCCCCCAGACTGTGCTCCCTCCCAGGACCCCCCAGACCCTGCTCTCTCCCAGGACCCCCCAAACCCTGCTCTCTCCCAGGACCCCCCAAACCCTGCTCTCTCCCAGGACCCCCCAGACACTGCTCCCTCCCAGGATCTCTCAGCTGATAACCCTGGGGAGGAGCAGACGTCCTACTACTACAGGATGAAGGCAGCCAAGAAGCTCAAGCCCCCGTCCAGCCTGCTGTGTGTGGACTGTGGCTCCAGCTTCGGCATGGTGTCTGAGCTGGTCACCCACCGTAAGGCCCAGCATGGCCTCAAGGAAGCCCTGCACCACTGCACCGTGTGTGGGGAGAGCTTCCTCAACACCACCCTCTTCCTCTACCACCGCAAGCAGCACAAGGAGAAAGGCAAGGAGGAGGTCACACAAACCCAGGCCCATGGAGGACAGATGCAGGATGCAGATTACCAGTATTACAAAATACTAACACTGCAGCAAGAGGTGGTGGAAGAGATGGTGGAAGAGTCTAAAGAGGAGACAGTTGGGGTGGTGGATTCCCAGAACAATGGAACTGAGAAGCAGAACCGGGATGGAACCCCATCTATTTCCACTGTCTCTACCTCTGCTCTGGTTAAGGTGGTCCAGGGCCAGAGTTTCCTGTGTGCCCAGTGTGGAGCCAGCTTCACTAAAGGGCCAGAGCTCAGTTCCCACCGTAGGGACAAGCACGGCCTGAACGAGCCCCTCCACCACTGTTCCCAGTGTGGCCAGAGCTTCATGAACACCACCCAGTATCTTTACCACCGACGCCAGCACCGTGGGGAACCAGGGACTGGGGCAGGAGCAGCCACAGCCCTCCAGGGAAGCCCCCGCGCCCCAAAGAGGATGCTGTCCCCCCCTGCCGCCTCGTCCAGTGCTGCGTCAGGCTCACCGGCGAAAATACCTGCTATCAGGATACGCAGCATCAACGATCTCAAAG AGAACAAAGACCAGGGTAAAGAGGTGAATCCAGTCATCCTtaaggaagagcaggaggagaaTATTGTAGTGGGGGAACAACTGGACACCAACCTCCCTCCTCCAGCCAAGCTGATGCAGGACTGGTCCCGCACCCCTCTCCCCCACGTCTGCCCCCACTGTGGCCAGACCTTCACCCGCAGGGGGTTCCTCCGCGCTCACGTCTTCAGCCACACCGGAGAGAAGCTCTTCACCTGCAAG GTGTGTCAGAAGTCGTTTGCGTCCTCTCCCAATCTGCTGCGCCACAGCCTGACCCACATGGGCACCAAACCTTTCCCCTGCTCCGTATGTGGCAAGCGTTTCTCCCAGCCGGGTGTCCTGAAGAGGCACGGCCTCACCCACAGCCAGCCCAAATCCCGCCGTCGCAGGTCCCGATGGAAG AAGAGGACaccagagggggaggatggagaaagcCAGCTGTTCGCCTGTCCCAACTGCACTGCTTGCTTCCAGACTGACCCACAGCTGCAGGAGCACAG ACTGCTCCACACCAGCCACCCGTtcccctgctctgtctgtggAGAGGCCTTCAAACGCAGGAAGGAGCTGGACCTGCACTCCCTCATTCACGAAG ATAAGGAGCCAGTGTTGTGCCCCCACTGTTCCTCCCAGTTCTTGAACCAGTCAGTGTTGGACATCCATCTGCAGCGCTGTACCAGCTCAGAGGAGGACAAGACTGTGGGCCGTGGCCGGGGACAGGGACGGGGACGCTCCATGGGACAG GTGGAGTGTGATATGTGTGGTCATTGTTGTATGACCCAGGAGGGTCTGGACCTCCATCGGCTGTCCCATACGGGCCAGACCCCCCTGCGCTGCCCCCTGTCCCCCTGCAGACGGCGCTTCGCCTCCAGCTCGGCCCTCGGGGAGCACATTGTGGCCCACTGCCAGGGGACTCTGGGGAAGGGCCGCGGCTCCAAGAGGTTCCACTGCCAGATCTGTGGGAAGGACTTTGCCTACACCTCCACCTTCAACGTCCACATGAGGATCCACACCGATGAGAGGCCCTTCGAG tgtTCTACGTGTGGGAAGCGTTTCCGCCAGCTGCCCCACCTCAAGGACCATGAGCGTATCCACAGCGGCCTGCGGCCCTTCTGCTGCTGGGTGTGTGGTAAAGCCTTCAGTGTGGCCGGCCGTCTTACTGAGCACGCCCGCATCCACAGCGGAGAGACGCCCTACACCTGCCACCACTGCCCCTCAGCCTTCCGCTCACGCTCCAACCTCGACAAACACATCCGTCTCCACGACGACGGAACGGGTGGAACCACGGCCAACGACGTAGAGGCGGAAGGGGCGAGGGTGCTCTTGTCTACAGGGACAGGATTGGGTGGCGAGGGGGAGTCGGCGGTGCAGACCATTCTGCTGGTCCAGTCGGATGGAACCACAGAGGGGGTGGTGGTGCCGGCCGTGCCCGTCTCAGAGCACTCCTCTGGGGCTATGTTTTCTGGGCAGGCTGGGTCCTCCCAGGTGGTGTTCTTGGGTGGTCAGGccatctctgtcccctccctgtcagcCATCATGGAGGGACATGAGATCCCCTCGGTCACTGTGGTAGATCGACAGGACGTACCACACACCATAGAGTTCATCCTAGAGGAGACCATCTCATAG
- the LOC123998079 gene encoding zinc finger protein 721-like isoform X1, giving the protein MAMDSAAVYMCFPCYQEFDTLEEVLAHQLTCTTENVGSGAPTPVSIPFLQTQQQIYTEPIAPSPAPQTKDSFSSVLLSSGAPGLAMASPNKPSGDTPKILYQCGDCDALFHSLILWQQHRKHGQCLQTKAGPTQPGPEETGSGSELAPEGGGKHGQAEVEVDLGPDEPYKPNSPDDQEGGGGRGRGRGRGRTQERSQQTQQQQDVVKSELPADKEEDGMSVEDTSATLDHTYLPNTTNRGQEGGEEELETESVGESTESKASEIQAQAAHTSTATQSAPDSQSIQDCAPSQDPPDRAPSQHPPDCAPSQHPPDCAPSQDPPDPALSQDPPNPALSQDPPNPALSQDPPDTAPSQDLSADNPGEEQTSYYYRMKAAKKLKPPSSLLCVDCGSSFGMVSELVTHRKAQHGLKEALHHCTVCGESFLNTTLFLYHRKQHKEKGKEEVTQTQAHGGQMQDADYQYYKILTLQQEVVEEMVEESKEETVGVVDSQNNGTEKQNRDGTPSISTVSTSALVKVVQGQSFLCAQCGASFTKGPELSSHRRDKHGLNEPLHHCSQCGQSFMNTTQYLYHRRQHRGEPGTGAGAATALQGSPRAPKRMLSPPAASSSAASGSPAKIPAIRIRSINDLKENKDQGKEVNPVILKEEQEENIVVGEQLDTNLPPPAKLMQDWSRTPLPHVCPHCGQTFTRRGFLRAHVFSHTGEKLFTCKVCQKSFASSPNLLRHSLTHMGTKPFPCSVCGKRFSQPGVLKRHGLTHSQPKSRRRRSRWKKRTPEGEDGESQLFACPNCTACFQTDPQLQEHRLLHTSHPFPCSVCGEAFKRRKELDLHSLIHEDKEPVLCPHCSSQFLNQSVLDIHLQRCTSSEEDKTVGRGRGQGRGRSMGQVECDMCGHCCMTQEGLDLHRLSHTGQTPLRCPLSPCRRRFASSSALGEHIVAHCQGTLGKGRGSKRFHCQICGKDFAYTSTFNVHMRIHTDERPFECSTCGKRFRQLPHLKDHERIHSGLRPFCCWVCGKAFSVAGRLTEHARIHSGETPYTCHHCPSAFRSRSNLDKHIRLHDDGTGGTTANDVEAEGARVLLSTGTGLGGEGESAVQTILLVQSDGTTEGVVVPAVPVSEHSSGAMFSGQAGSSQVVFLGGQAISVPSLSAIMEGHEIPSVTVVDRQDVPHTIEFILEETIS; this is encoded by the exons ATGGCGATGGATAGTGCCGCTGTGTACATGTGCTTCCCCTGCTACCAAGAGTTTGACaccctggaggaggtgctggccCACCAGCTGACCTGCACCACAGAGAACGTGGGGAGTGGGGCCCCCACCCCCGTCTCCATCCCCTTCCTACAGACTCAG caGCAGATATATACCGAGCCCATTGCTCCATCGCCTGCCCCTCAGACCAAGGACAGTTTCTCGTCTGTGCTGCTCAGCTCTGGTGCACCAGGTCTGGCCATGGCTAGCCCAAATAAGCCCTCAGGAGACACGCCCAAGATCCTGTACCAGTGTGGCGACTGTGACGCCCTGTTCCACTCCCTGATCCTCTGGCAGCAGCACCGCAAACATGGCCAGTGTCTTCAGACCAAGGCAGGACCCACCCAACCAGGACCAGAAGAGACCGGATCTGGATCAGAACTGGCcccagagggaggggggaagcaCGGTCAGGCTGAAGTGGAAGTGGACCTGGGTCCAGATGAACCGTACAAACCAAACTCACCGGATGACCAagaaggaggagggggcagaggaaggggtagagggagaggaaggactCAGGAGAGGTCACAACAAACCCAGCAACAGCAGGATGTAGTGAAGTCTGAGCTGCCAGCAGACAAAGAGGAGGATGGGATGAGTGTAGAGGACACATCAGCCACCCTGGATCACACGTATCTGCCAAACACCACCAACAGAgggcaggaaggaggagaggaagagctaGAAACAGAGAGCGTAGGGGAATCCACTGAATCTAAAGCCTCTGAGATCCAGGCTCAGGCAGCTCATACATCTACAGCAACCCAGTCTGCACCAGACAGCCAGTCCATCCAAGACTGTGCTCCCTCCCAGGACCCCCCAGACCGCGCTCCCTCCCAGCACCCCCCAGACTGCGCTCCCTCCCAGCACCCCCCAGACTGTGCTCCCTCCCAGGACCCCCCAGACCCTGCTCTCTCCCAGGACCCCCCAAACCCTGCTCTCTCCCAGGACCCCCCAAACCCTGCTCTCTCCCAGGACCCCCCAGACACTGCTCCCTCCCAGGATCTCTCAGCTGATAACCCTGGGGAGGAGCAGACGTCCTACTACTACAGGATGAAGGCAGCCAAGAAGCTCAAGCCCCCGTCCAGCCTGCTGTGTGTGGACTGTGGCTCCAGCTTCGGCATGGTGTCTGAGCTGGTCACCCACCGTAAGGCCCAGCATGGCCTCAAGGAAGCCCTGCACCACTGCACCGTGTGTGGGGAGAGCTTCCTCAACACCACCCTCTTCCTCTACCACCGCAAGCAGCACAAGGAGAAAGGCAAGGAGGAGGTCACACAAACCCAGGCCCATGGAGGACAGATGCAGGATGCAGATTACCAGTATTACAAAATACTAACACTGCAGCAAGAGGTGGTGGAAGAGATGGTGGAAGAGTCTAAAGAGGAGACAGTTGGGGTGGTGGATTCCCAGAACAATGGAACTGAGAAGCAGAACCGGGATGGAACCCCATCTATTTCCACTGTCTCTACCTCTGCTCTGGTTAAGGTGGTCCAGGGCCAGAGTTTCCTGTGTGCCCAGTGTGGAGCCAGCTTCACTAAAGGGCCAGAGCTCAGTTCCCACCGTAGGGACAAGCACGGCCTGAACGAGCCCCTCCACCACTGTTCCCAGTGTGGCCAGAGCTTCATGAACACCACCCAGTATCTTTACCACCGACGCCAGCACCGTGGGGAACCAGGGACTGGGGCAGGAGCAGCCACAGCCCTCCAGGGAAGCCCCCGCGCCCCAAAGAGGATGCTGTCCCCCCCTGCCGCCTCGTCCAGTGCTGCGTCAGGCTCACCGGCGAAAATACCTGCTATCAGGATACGCAGCATCAACGATCTCAAAG AGAACAAAGACCAGGGTAAAGAGGTGAATCCAGTCATCCTtaaggaagagcaggaggagaaTATTGTAGTGGGGGAACAACTGGACACCAACCTCCCTCCTCCAGCCAAGCTGATGCAGGACTGGTCCCGCACCCCTCTCCCCCACGTCTGCCCCCACTGTGGCCAGACCTTCACCCGCAGGGGGTTCCTCCGCGCTCACGTCTTCAGCCACACCGGAGAGAAGCTCTTCACCTGCAAG GTGTGTCAGAAGTCGTTTGCGTCCTCTCCCAATCTGCTGCGCCACAGCCTGACCCACATGGGCACCAAACCTTTCCCCTGCTCCGTATGTGGCAAGCGTTTCTCCCAGCCGGGTGTCCTGAAGAGGCACGGCCTCACCCACAGCCAGCCCAAATCCCGCCGTCGCAGGTCCCGATGGAAG AAGAGGACaccagagggggaggatggagaaagcCAGCTGTTCGCCTGTCCCAACTGCACTGCTTGCTTCCAGACTGACCCACAGCTGCAGGAGCACAG ACTGCTCCACACCAGCCACCCGTtcccctgctctgtctgtggAGAGGCCTTCAAACGCAGGAAGGAGCTGGACCTGCACTCCCTCATTCACGAAG ATAAGGAGCCAGTGTTGTGCCCCCACTGTTCCTCCCAGTTCTTGAACCAGTCAGTGTTGGACATCCATCTGCAGCGCTGTACCAGCTCAGAGGAGGACAAGACTGTGGGCCGTGGCCGGGGACAGGGACGGGGACGCTCCATGGGACAG GTGGAGTGTGATATGTGTGGTCATTGTTGTATGACCCAGGAGGGTCTGGACCTCCATCGGCTGTCCCATACGGGCCAGACCCCCCTGCGCTGCCCCCTGTCCCCCTGCAGACGGCGCTTCGCCTCCAGCTCGGCCCTCGGGGAGCACATTGTGGCCCACTGCCAGGGGACTCTGGGGAAGGGCCGCGGCTCCAAGAGGTTCCACTGCCAGATCTGTGGGAAGGACTTTGCCTACACCTCCACCTTCAACGTCCACATGAGGATCCACACCGATGAGAGGCCCTTCGAG tgtTCTACGTGTGGGAAGCGTTTCCGCCAGCTGCCCCACCTCAAGGACCATGAGCGTATCCACAGCGGCCTGCGGCCCTTCTGCTGCTGGGTGTGTGGTAAAGCCTTCAGTGTGGCCGGCCGTCTTACTGAGCACGCCCGCATCCACAGCGGAGAGACGCCCTACACCTGCCACCACTGCCCCTCAGCCTTCCGCTCACGCTCCAACCTCGACAAACACATCCGTCTCCACGACGACGGAACGGGTGGAACCACGGCCAACGACGTAGAGGCGGAAGGGGCGAGGGTGCTCTTGTCTACAGGGACAGGATTGGGTGGCGAGGGGGAGTCGGCGGTGCAGACCATTCTGCTGGTCCAGTCGGATGGAACCACAGAGGGGGTGGTGGTGCCGGCCGTGCCCGTCTCAGAGCACTCCTCTGGGGCTATGTTTTCTGGGCAGGCTGGGTCCTCCCAGGTGGTGTTCTTGGGTGGTCAGGccatctctgtcccctccctgtcagcCATCATGGAGGGACATGAGATCCCCTCGGTCACTGTGGTAGATCGACAGGACGTACCACACACCATAGAGTTCATCCTAGAGGAGACCATCTCATAG